In the genome of Aspergillus flavus chromosome 8, complete sequence, one region contains:
- a CDS encoding putative PKS-like enzyme, translated as MDTKVPEPIAIIGSSSGFYHPNDEHHGASNAQHPYLLEEDPCVFDAPFFSWNAREAEAMDPQHRVLLETVYECLENAGTSIQELQNTQTGVYVGLMTNDYHDIHLRDMETIPKYSGTGTTRSILSNRVSYFFNWKGPSMTIDTAFSSSSLVAVHPGGAKPAVRRDACGDCSGRESDIRARDEAVISGRPGSGCQPVLTSGMQKRVGLAEEDSAPPLWLSNPRFSHMKWEDKKVLPGEATTAASARIPVMDQLKAATQVAQAESILCTSFATRLAAILQMSADSIAQDTPLVEVDMLTSLANLGIDSLIAVEVRSWFLKELNVDVPVLKVIGGASIRDICRDVLDKLSLTFDASESPSEAPNDKPVSVTTVDQGKSPFVGVVEIIDLERGTISQGEE; from the exons ATGGATACCAAAGTTCCTGAACCTATTGCCATTATCGGGAGCTCTT CCGGCTTTTATCATCCCAATGACGAACACCATGGTGCTTCAAACGCGCAGCATCCCTATCTCCTGGAGGAAGACCCCTGTGTCTTCGAcgcccccttcttctcctggaatGCCCGCGAGGCGGAGGCCATGGACCCTCAACACCGGGTCCTCCTGGAAACCGTGTACGAATGTCTAGAGAATGCAGGAACCAGCATCCAGGAGCTGCAGAACACCCAGACGGGAGTCTACGTTGGCCTCATGACCAACGACTACCACGACATCCATCTTCGTGACATGGAAACAATTCCCAAATACAGCGGCACAGGCACCACGCGAAGCATCCTCAGCAACCGCGTCTCATATTTCTTCAACTGGAAGGGCCCCAGCATGACAATTGATACGGccttttcatcatcatcactggtTGCCGTACATCCCGGCGGTGCAAAGCCTGCGGTCAGGAGAGACGCCTGTGGCGATTGCAGCGGGCGCGAATCTGATATTCGGGCCCGAGAT GAGGCAGTTATATCAGGACGACCTGGCTCAGGCTGTCAGCCCGTATTGACCAGTGGCATGCAGAAGCGTGTGGGTCTAGCGGAGGAAGACTCAGCACCTCCTTTGTGGCTAAGCAACCCCCGGTTCTCGCATATGAAGTGGGAGGATAAGAAAGTGCTGCCCGGAGAGGCGACCACCGCTGCATCTGCCAGGATTCCCGTGATGGATCAGCTCAAGGCCGCCACACAAGTCGCCCAGGCCGAGTCGATTCTTTGTACATCGTTTGCCACTCGTCTCGCAGCCATACTCCAGATGTCGGCCGATTCAATTGCCCAGGACACCCCCTTGGTGGAAGTCG ATATGCTAACTAGCCTTGCTAATTTAGGAATCGACTCTCTTATTGCGGTAGAGGTGCGCTCCTGGTTTCTCAAGGAGCTGAATGTGGATGTGCCAGTTCTGAAGGTTATTGGGGGCGCATCCATTCGGGACATCTGTCGCGATGTTCTGGATAAGTTGTCTCTTACGTTTGACGCTTCTGAGAGCCCCAGTGAAGCACCCAACGACAAACCAGTGAGCGTGACAACGGTTGATCAAGGCAAGTCTCCCTTTGTGGGTGTGGTGGAGATAATAGACTTGGAGAGAGGGACAATTTCTCAAGGTGAAGAGTGA
- a CDS encoding NRPS-like enzyme, translating to MAIEQVFIALCSFRGDAVELARLIMEERITYTMALPSDEWRYAFSGGEKVTDRLRDEFKSLALPACPILFLGRLEGDSQIKLRGQRVELDEIAHALLLVSKEKLANAHVCVRGTGTDTFLVAFVVFSNDPLDEEVDRITYLKQLRQRIPLPRYMCPSIMIPLQELPLSVNGKVDRKALDAIVLPDSSVDDQVLVDLDADEVTLLGMWQEVLPDTAAKGLKSFIKERLGIQLPLVELVETCSLEAMARRLWSNHSVSSSHFAWEDEACVLISDQDLEHANLEAESASLTGDAGKIVILTGASGFLGKQILQGLVSSPTVSEKLNANGSSKIIVHTGDLALPRLGLDITTARSLASRANIIVHNGADVSFLKSYSSLKKANVDSTAELVRLAKPCHIPIHFVSSAGVAGFVPRNELPLREVSVAAYPPPRDSSAHGYQIAKWVSERLLEMVNQQYGLDIVLHRPTGIVGEDAPDANILGNLLHYSRQLELAPDMDGWDGYLDLVDVEAVAQQIVAVLESPNVSETGVRAVRVVHTCNPGAFPVHELAEYLGRTRGKPLGTLPMTEWIGRAMQAGMNEMVGLYLQEVTSKRLSWYPPVVSDSVN from the exons ATGGCCATCGAGCAGGTGTTCATTGCTCTTTG CTCCTTTCGAGGGGACGCGGTGGAGCTCGCGCGGCTGATCATGGAGGAGCGTATTACCTACACCATGGCGCTGCCTTCCGA CGAATGGAGATACGCGTTTTCTGGCGGGGAGAAAGTGACCGATCGCCTGCGGGACGAGTTTAAATCCCTTGCCCTGCCGGCCTGTCCAATTT TGTTTCTCGGAAGACTTGAAGGTGACTCCCAGATCAAACTACGCGGACAACGCGTTGAACTAGATGAAATCGCACATGCACTGCTCCTAGTATCCAAAGAGAAACTCGCCAATGCGCACGTCTGTGTGCGTGGAACTGGCACCGATACGTTTCTCGTGGCCTTTGTGGTGTTTTCCAATGACCCTCTAGACGAGGAAGTAGACCGAATAACTTACCTGAAGCAGCTGCGCCAGAGGATTCCTCTGCCCCGATATATGTGCCCCTCAATCATGATTCCCCTGCAAGAACTACCACTTAGCGTCAATGGAAAGGTCGACAGAAAAGCCCTTGACGCAATTGTACTGCCTGACTCATCCGTCGACGACCAGGTGTTGGTAGATCTCGACGCGGATGAGGTGACACTCCTTGGAATGTGGCAGGAGGTCCTACCAGACACGGCGGCAAAGGGCCTTAAG TCATTCATTAAAGAGCGGCTAGGAATCCAGCTCCCCTTGGTGGAGTTGGTAGAAACCTGCTCACTTGAAGCGATGGCTCGGCGACTCTGGTCAAATCATTCGGTTTCTTCAAGCCATTTTGCGTGGGAGGACGAGGCATGCGTACTGATATCAGATCAGGATTTGGAGCACGCTAATCTTGAAGCTGAATCTGCCAGTCTAACTGGCGATGCTGGCAAAATCGTGATCCTCACCGGCGCCTCCGGATTCCTTGGGAAGCAGATTCTCCAAGGTCTCGTTTCGTCTCCTACAGTATCCGAA AAATTAAACGCGAATGGGTCTTCCAAGATCATCGTCCACACCGGAGACCTGGCTCTTCCCCGTCTGGGGCTAGACATCACAACGGCTCGGTCACTTGCATCAAGGGCCAACATCATCGTCCATAACGGTGCTGATGTGTCTTTCCTGAAATCTTACAGCTCACTGAAAAAGGCCAACGTGGATTCAACCGCCGAACTTGTTCGCCTCGCAAAACCTTGTCACATCCCCATCCATTTCGTCTCCTCGGCCGGTGTCGCAGGATTCGTTCCGCGCAATGAGCTGCCCCTTCGTGAGGTGAGTGTAGCTGCCTATCCACCACCTAGGGATTCGAGTGCGCACGGCTATCAGATCGCAAAGTGGGTGAGTGAGCGTCTCCTTGAAATGGTAAATCAACAATACGGTCTTGATATCGTCCTGCATCGACCAACGGGGATTGTAGGGGAAGATGCTCCCGACGCCAACATTCTTGGCAATCTTCTTCACTATTCGAGGCAGCTAGAGTTAGCACCGGACATGGATGGTTGGGATGGTTATCTAGATTTGGTTGACGTGGAAGCGGTAGCGCAACAGATAGTGGCTGTTTTGGAGTCACCAAACGTCTCTGAAACTGGAGTGCGTGCAGTTCGTGTGGTTCACACTTGCAACCCCGGTGCCTTTCCAGTTCATGAACTGGCAGAGTACCTAGGAAGAACACGGGGAAAGCCGTTGGGCACATTGCCCATGACCGAGTGGATTGGTCGTGCCATGCAGGCtggaatgaatgaaatggtAGGGTTGTATTTGCAGGAGGTGACCTCCAAGCGCCTCAGCTGGTATCCTCCGGTGGTGTCAGACTCTGTCAACTAG
- a CDS encoding Reticulon-domain-containing protein, with translation MAESTRPGEVSYPDTNGSSVKNAVTNGPVVDHIKSEAARTEQELRELKNARVTPSTTTATGQHLTYYHSLLYSLLSWEQPRATAVSFATVVTFIFAARYLPLLRWFFKFIYVALGFTAAAELGGRLVLSQGLASSFRPRKYYTIPKETIEGVYEDLEQLLNFVLLEFQRILFAENIVHTVAAFAAAFSAYWLIKWLPFWGLSLIAVTIAYIGPLVYMNNREVIDAQIENIQEVVNSQAHQLKDLAEERTSHATGLMKQYVDDYSAKAQEYIGQRRSVSPQMTKVSTPEPVIKKEIDTEPVFKTTDFPEAPKEEPVAVKEEPVAVAESIEHPALNAEKEPLLAA, from the exons ATGGCCGAAAGCACAAGACCCGGTGAGGTGAGCTATCCCGACACCAATGGAAGCA GTGTCAAAAATGCCGTAACTAATG GGCCCGTTGTTGATCACATCAAGTCGGAGGCAGCCCGTACCGAACAAGAGCTACGCGAATTGAAAAACGCTCGTGTGACGCCCTCGACCACAACTGCGACCGGCCAACACCTGACTT ACTACCACTCCCTGTTGTACAGCCTCCTGAGC TGGGAACAACCTCGAGCTACTGCTGTTTCATTTGCGACCGTCGTGACTTTTATTTTCGCCGCCCGTTACCTGCCTCTGCTTCGCTGGTTCTTTAAGTTCATCTATGTGGCTTTAGGAT TCACCGCTGCCGCCGAGCTCGGTGGTAGACTCGTGCTGTCGCAGGGCCTCGCAAGCTCTTTCCGCCCTCGTAAATACTACACCATCCCGAAGGAGACCATCGAGGGAGTCTATGAGGATCTCGAGCAGCTTCTTAACTTCGTGCTCCTCGAATTTCAGCGTATCCTGTTCGCCGAGAACATCGTCCACACTGTCGCT GCTTTTGCTGCCGCCTTCAGCGCCTACTGGTTGATCAAATGGCTTCCATTCTGGGGCCTGTCTTTGATCGCCGTTACCATTGCTTACATTGGACCTCTGGTTTACATGAACAACCGTGAAGTCATCGATGCACAGATCGAAAACATCCAAGAAGTTGTGAACTCCCAGGCCCACCAACTGAAGGACCTTGCCGAGGAACGTACCTCCCATGCGACGGGCTTGATGAAGCAGTACGTTGATGACTACAGCGCCAAGGCCCAGGAATACATCGGTCAGCGTCGCTCCGTGTCTCCGCAGATGACCAAGGTCTCCACCCCCGAGCCCGTTATCAAAAAGGAGATCGACACCGAGCCCGTATTCAAGACTACGGATTTCCCAGAGGCACCTAAAGAGGAGCCCGTTGCTGTGAAGGAGGAGCCCGTGGCTGTGGCGGAGTCGATTGAGCATCCTGCTTTGAACGCGGAGAAGGAGCCCCTCCTGGCGGCTTAA